The Mercurialis annua linkage group LG2, ddMerAnnu1.2, whole genome shotgun sequence genome contains a region encoding:
- the LOC126667522 gene encoding NADH-ubiquinone oxidoreductase chain 6 — protein MILSVLSSPALVSGLMVARAKNPVHSVLFPILVFRDTSGLLLLLGLDFSAMIFPVVYIGAIAVLFLFVVMMFHIQIAEIHEEVLRYLPVSGIIGLIFWWEMFFILDNETIPLLPTQRNTTSLRYTVYAGKVRSWTNLETLGNLLYTYYFVWFLVPSLILLVAMIGAIVLTMHRTTKVKRQDLFRRNAISFRRTIMKRTTAPLTIY, from the coding sequence ATGATACTTTCTGTTTTGTCGAGCCCTGCTTTGGTCTCTGGTTTGATGGTTGCACGTGCTAAAAATCCGGTACATTCCGTTTTGTTTCCCATCCTAGTCTTTCGCGATACTTCAGGGTTACTTCTTTTGTTAGGTCTCGACTTCTCCGCTATGATCTTCCCAGTAGTTTATATAGGAGCTATAGCCGTTTTATTCCTATTCGTTGTTATGATGTTCCATATTCAAATAGCGGAGATTCACGAAGAAGTCTTGCGCTATTTACCAGTGAGTGGTATTATTGGACTGATCTTTTGGTGGGAAATGTTCTTCATTTTAGATAATGAAACCATTCCATTACTACCAACCCAAAGAAATACGACCTCTCTGAGATATACAGTTTATGCCGGAAAGGTACGAAGTTGGACTAATTTGGAAACATTGGGCAATTTACTTTATACCTACTATTTCGTCTGGTTTTTGGTTCCTAGTCTTATTTTATTAGTAGCCATGATTGGGGCTATAGTACTGACTATGCATAGGACTACTAAGGTGAAAAGACAGGATCTATTTCGACGAAATGCTATTTCTTTTAGGAGGACTATAATGAAGAGGACGACAGCCCCACTCACGATCTACTAA
- the LOC126667523 gene encoding NADH-ubiquinone oxidoreductase chain 1-like: MQAAEMQKRRAKIPDPEHATKNLLNEVKKAMNRKSKTYIAVPAEILGIVLPLLLGVAFLVLAERKVMAFVQRRKGLDVVGLFGLLQPLADGSKLILKEPISPSSANFSLFRMAPVATFMLSLVARAVVPFDYGMVLSDPNIGLLYLFAISSLGVYGIIIAGRSSN; the protein is encoded by the exons ATGCAGGCAGCGGAAATGCAAAAGAGAAGAGCAAAGATTCCAGACCCAGAGCATGCAACCAAAAATCTGTTGAATGAAG TTAAGAAAGCAA TGAATAGAAAATCGAAAACGTACATAGCTGTTCCAGCTGAAATACTTGGAATAGTTCTACCACTTCTACTAGGAGTAGCCTTTTTAGTGCTAGCTGAACGTAAAGTAATGGCTTTTGTGCAACGTCGAAAGGGTCTTGATGTAGTGGGATTGTTCGGATTGTTACAACCTCTAGCAGATGGTTCGAAATTGATTCTAAAAGAACCTATTTCACCAAGTAGTGCTAATTTCTCCCTTTTTAGAATGGCTCCAGTGGCTACATTTATGTTAAGTCTGGTGGCTCGGGCCGTTGTACCTTTTGATTATGGTATGGTATTGTCAGATCCGAACATAGGGCTACTTTATTTGTTTGCCATATCTTCGCTAGGTGTTTATGGAATTATTATAGCAGGTCGGTCTAGTAATTAG
- the LOC126668406 gene encoding uncharacterized protein LOC126668406: MVLESIYDSEFPDTSHFRSGRGCHSVLRRIKEEWGTSRWFLEFDIRNYFHTIDRHRLISIFKEEINDPKLFYSIQKVFSAGRLVGGEKAPYSVPHSVLLLALSGNIFLPPFLTSPRASFTPPSS; the protein is encoded by the coding sequence ATGGTACTCGAATCCATTTACGATTCCGAGTTTCCAGACACATCGCACTTCCGCTCGGGTCGAGGCTGCCACTCGGTCCTAAGACGGATCAAAGAAGAGTGGGGAACCTCTCGCTGGTTTTTAGAATTCGACATCAGGAACTATTTTCACACCATCGACCGACATCGACTCATCTCAATCTTTAAGGAAGAGATCAACGATCCCAAGTTATTTTACTCCATTCAGAAAGTCTTTTCCGCCGGACGACTCGTAGGAGGTGAGAAGGCCCCTTACTCCGTCCCACACAGTGTACTACTATTGGCCCTATCAGGCAACATCTTCTTGCCGCCTTTCTTAACAAGTCCTCGAGCCTCCTTTACGCCGCCTTCCTCATAG
- the LOC126667524 gene encoding LOW QUALITY PROTEIN: uncharacterized protein LOC126667524 (The sequence of the model RefSeq protein was modified relative to this genomic sequence to represent the inferred CDS: inserted 5 bases in 3 codons; substituted 2 bases at 2 genomic stop codons): MVAASPRTGMIIPARRVYIHPLMSSGTVHFPAILVTVTCNPRRCVRTPLSGRERKDFSEQXTQEXTFQYEHSIGRLRVRRGSLMCLHTRLPFSESSAGPPTTSLQPXGFIAQKRXGRRLPKREAQRMSDAKSHTSLRSYWHTLPKKKEQTPLKTRVRYNKVGRPIHRPSHETVRGRYRSYSSQPASXVSLPLQGMEVWMNRHQIEEFGFYFQHSMVDQDENESWNPGHTHPGASALLWGGIFIDREVGSLPLDRFLGVGGRSLI; encoded by the exons ATGGTCGCCGCCTCTCCCAGGACCGGAATGATTATCCCTGCCCGACGGGTCTACATCCATCCCTTAATGTCGTCGGGTACTGTTCACTTCCCCGCCATTCTTGTAACCGTCACCTGTAATCCGCGCAGGTGTGTCCGCACCCCCCTGAGTGGACGAGAAAGAAAGGATTTCTCAGAGCA CACCCAGGAGTAAACTTTCCAGTATGAGCATTCG ATAGGTCGTCTGAGGGTTCGCCGCGGTTCATTGATGTGCTTACACACTAGGCTACCCTTCTCCGAAAGCTCCGCGGGACCACCTACCACTAGTCTTCAGCCGTAAGGGTTTATTGCACAAAAAC AGGGACGCAGACTCCCGAAGAGGGAAGCCCAACGAATGTCAGATGCAAAGTCCCACACCTCATTAAGATCATATTGGCATACTctcccaaaaaaaaaagagcagaCCCCATTGAAGACGAGAGTGAGGTACAACAAGGTGGGCAGGCCCATCCACCGCCCTTCTCACGAAACCGTACGTGGACGTTACCGCTCATACAGCTCCCAGCCAGCAAG AGTTAGCCTTCCTCTTCAAGGAATGGAAGTGTGGATGAATCGACATCAAATAGAGGAATTCGGTTTTTATTTTCAGC ATTCCATGGTGGATCAGGACGAGAATGAATCCTGGAATCCAGGACATACTCATCCTGGAGCTTCTGCTCTCCTCTGGGGAGGGATTTTTATAGATAGAGAGGTGGGTAGCCTCCCGCTTGACCGATTTCTCGGAGTCGGAGGAAGATCTCTCATCTGA